The Stomoxys calcitrans chromosome 3, idStoCalc2.1, whole genome shotgun sequence genome includes a region encoding these proteins:
- the LOC106094559 gene encoding RNA polymerase II transcriptional coactivator, whose product MPKSKKQSSSSDSDSGPDDRAPPAKKSKEQNAKEDKKDAVNNQWTLEKLRQIRISEFRGRKLIDIREFYEKNGELLPGKKGISLSITQWKRLLEVADEVNRAIEG is encoded by the exons ATGCCGAAGTCAAAGAAACAGTCTAGTTCTAGCGATAGTGATTCTGGGCCAGATGAT CGCGCACCACCAGCCAAAAAGTCAAAAGAGCAAAATGCTAAGGAAGACAAAAAAGATGCGGTTAATAATCAGTGGACTTTGGAAAAACTGCGCCAAATTCGCATAAGCGAATTTAGGGGTCGGAAGTTAATAGATATTCGCGAATTTTACGAAAAAAATGGAGAGTTGTTGCCAGGAAAAAAAGGTATTTCGCTTTCTATCACTCAATGGAAACGACTTCTTGAAGTAGCTGATGAAGTAAATCGAGCCATAGAGGGGTAA